In Phocoena sinus isolate mPhoSin1 chromosome 10, mPhoSin1.pri, whole genome shotgun sequence, a single genomic region encodes these proteins:
- the KRT8 gene encoding keratin, type II cytoskeletal 8 isoform X1, with protein MSIRVTQKSYKVSTSGPRSFSSRSYTSGPGTRISSSGFSRLGSSSSFRGGLGSSMSLAAGYSGAPGLGGITPVTVNQSLLSPLKLEVDPDIQAVRTQEKEQIKTLNNKFASFIDKVRHLEQQNKILETKWNLLQQQKTARSNIDNMFESYINNLRRQLETLAQEKLKLEVELGNMQGLVEDFKTKYEEEIQKRTDMENEFVIIKKDVDEAYMNKVELESRLEGLTDEINFYRQLYEEEIREMQSQISDTSVVLSMDNSRSLDLDGIIAEVKAQYEEIANRSRAEAETMYQIKYEELQTLAGKHGDDLRRTKTEISEMNRNINRLQAEIEGLKGQRASLEAAIADAEQRGELAVKDAQAKLAELEAALRTAKQDMARQLREYQELMNVKLALDVEIATYRKLLEGEESRLESGMQNMSIHTKTTSGYSGGLTSAYGNPGFNYGLSSYQSSLGSGGGSGSFSRTGSKAVVVKKIETRDGKLVSESSDILPK; from the exons ATGTCCATCAGGGTGACCCAGAAGTCCTACAAGGTGTCCACCTCCGGCCCCCGGTCCTTCAGCAGCCGCTCGTACACCAGTGGGCCGGGCACCCGCATCAGCTCCTCGGGCTTCTCCCggctgggcagcagcagcagcttccgGGGCGGCCTGGGCAGCAGCATGAGTCTGGCCGCAGGTTACAGTGGGGCCCCTGGTCTGGGGGGCATCACACCTGTCACGGTGAACCAGAGCCTGCTGAGTCCCCTCAAGCTGGAGGTGGACCCCGACATCCAGGCCGTGCGcacccaggagaaggagcagatCAAGACCCTGAACAACAAGTTCGCCTCCTTCATCGACAAG GTGCGGCACCTGGAGCAGCAGAACAAGATTTTGGAGACCAAATGGAACCTCCTGCAGCAGCAGAAGACAGCCCGGAGCAACATAGACAACATGTTTGAGAGCTACATCAACAACCTCCGGCGGCAGCTGGAAACCCTGGCCCAGGAGAAGCTGAAGCTGGAAGTGGAGCTTGGCAACATGCAGGGGCTGGTGGAGGACTTCAAGACCAA GTATGAGGAAGAGATCCAAAAGCGCACAGACATGGAGAATGAATTTGTCATCATCAAGAAG GATGTGGATGAAGCTTACATGAACAAGGTAGAGCTGGAGTCCCGCCTGGAAGGGCTGACTGACGAGATCAACTTCTACAGGCAACTGTATGAAGAG GAGATCCGCGAGATGCAGTCGCAGATTTCTGACACCTCCGTGGTCCTGTCCATGGACAACAGCCGCTCTCTGGACCTGGATGGCATCATCGCCGAGGTCAAGGCCCAGTATGAGGAGATCGCCAACCGCAGCCGGGCTGAGGCTGAGACCATGTACCAGATCAAG TACGAGGAGCTGCAGACCTTGGCTGGGAAGCACGGGGATGACCTCCGTCGCACGAAGACGGAGATTTCCGAGATGAACCGGAACATCAACCGACTCCAGGCTGAGATCGAGGGCCTCAAAGGCCAG agggcttccctggaggccgCCATTGCTGATGCCGAGCAGCGTGGGGAGCTGGCCGTCAAGGATGCTCAGGCCAAGCTGGCTGAGCTGGAGGCCGCTCTGAGAACCGCCAAGCAGGACATGGCGCGGCAGCTGCGCGAATACCAGGAGCTGATGAACGTCAAGCTGGCCCTGGACGTGGAGATCGCCACCTACCGCAAGCTGCTGGAGGGCGAGGAGAGCCG ACTGGAGTCTGGGATGCAGAACATGAGTATCCACACCAAGACCACCAGCGGGTACTCAG GTGGGCTGACCTCAGCCTATGGGAACCCTGGCTTCAACTACGGCCTGAGCTCCTACCAGTCCAGCTTGGGCTCTGGAGGGGGCTCTGGCTCCTTCAGCCGTACCGGTTCCAAGGCTGTGGTTGTGAAGAAGATTGAGACCCGTGATGGGAAGCTGGTGTCCGAGTCCTCTGACATCCTGCCTAAGTGA
- the KRT8 gene encoding keratin, type II cytoskeletal 8 isoform X5: protein MSIRVTQKSYKVDPDIQAVRTQEKEQIKTLNNKFASFIDKVRHLEQQNKILETKWNLLQQQKTARSNIDNMFESYINNLRRQLETLAQEKLKLEVELGNMQGLVEDFKTKYEEEIQKRTDMENEFVIIKKDVDEAYMNKVELESRLEGLTDEINFYRQLYEEEIREMQSQISDTSVVLSMDNSRSLDLDGIIAEVKAQYEEIANRSRAEAETMYQIKYEELQTLAGKHGDDLRRTKTEISEMNRNINRLQAEIEGLKGQRASLEAAIADAEQRGELAVKDAQAKLAELEAALRTAKQDMARQLREYQELMNVKLALDVEIATYRKLLEGEESRLESGMQNMSIHTKTTSGYSGGLTSAYGNPGFNYGLSSYQSSLGSGGGSGSFSRTGSKAVVVKKIETRDGKLVSESSDILPK, encoded by the exons ATGTCCATCAGGGTGACCCAGAAGTCCTACAAG GTGGACCCCGACATCCAGGCCGTGCGcacccaggagaaggagcagatCAAGACCCTGAACAACAAGTTCGCCTCCTTCATCGACAAG GTGCGGCACCTGGAGCAGCAGAACAAGATTTTGGAGACCAAATGGAACCTCCTGCAGCAGCAGAAGACAGCCCGGAGCAACATAGACAACATGTTTGAGAGCTACATCAACAACCTCCGGCGGCAGCTGGAAACCCTGGCCCAGGAGAAGCTGAAGCTGGAAGTGGAGCTTGGCAACATGCAGGGGCTGGTGGAGGACTTCAAGACCAA GTATGAGGAAGAGATCCAAAAGCGCACAGACATGGAGAATGAATTTGTCATCATCAAGAAG GATGTGGATGAAGCTTACATGAACAAGGTAGAGCTGGAGTCCCGCCTGGAAGGGCTGACTGACGAGATCAACTTCTACAGGCAACTGTATGAAGAG GAGATCCGCGAGATGCAGTCGCAGATTTCTGACACCTCCGTGGTCCTGTCCATGGACAACAGCCGCTCTCTGGACCTGGATGGCATCATCGCCGAGGTCAAGGCCCAGTATGAGGAGATCGCCAACCGCAGCCGGGCTGAGGCTGAGACCATGTACCAGATCAAG TACGAGGAGCTGCAGACCTTGGCTGGGAAGCACGGGGATGACCTCCGTCGCACGAAGACGGAGATTTCCGAGATGAACCGGAACATCAACCGACTCCAGGCTGAGATCGAGGGCCTCAAAGGCCAG agggcttccctggaggccgCCATTGCTGATGCCGAGCAGCGTGGGGAGCTGGCCGTCAAGGATGCTCAGGCCAAGCTGGCTGAGCTGGAGGCCGCTCTGAGAACCGCCAAGCAGGACATGGCGCGGCAGCTGCGCGAATACCAGGAGCTGATGAACGTCAAGCTGGCCCTGGACGTGGAGATCGCCACCTACCGCAAGCTGCTGGAGGGCGAGGAGAGCCG ACTGGAGTCTGGGATGCAGAACATGAGTATCCACACCAAGACCACCAGCGGGTACTCAG GTGGGCTGACCTCAGCCTATGGGAACCCTGGCTTCAACTACGGCCTGAGCTCCTACCAGTCCAGCTTGGGCTCTGGAGGGGGCTCTGGCTCCTTCAGCCGTACCGGTTCCAAGGCTGTGGTTGTGAAGAAGATTGAGACCCGTGATGGGAAGCTGGTGTCCGAGTCCTCTGACATCCTGCCTAAGTGA
- the KRT8 gene encoding keratin, type II cytoskeletal 8 isoform X6 gives MSIRVDPDIQAVRTQEKEQIKTLNNKFASFIDKVRHLEQQNKILETKWNLLQQQKTARSNIDNMFESYINNLRRQLETLAQEKLKLEVELGNMQGLVEDFKTKYEEEIQKRTDMENEFVIIKKDVDEAYMNKVELESRLEGLTDEINFYRQLYEEEIREMQSQISDTSVVLSMDNSRSLDLDGIIAEVKAQYEEIANRSRAEAETMYQIKYEELQTLAGKHGDDLRRTKTEISEMNRNINRLQAEIEGLKGQRASLEAAIADAEQRGELAVKDAQAKLAELEAALRTAKQDMARQLREYQELMNVKLALDVEIATYRKLLEGEESRLESGMQNMSIHTKTTSGYSGGLTSAYGNPGFNYGLSSYQSSLGSGGGSGSFSRTGSKAVVVKKIETRDGKLVSESSDILPK, from the exons ATGTCCATCAGG GTGGACCCCGACATCCAGGCCGTGCGcacccaggagaaggagcagatCAAGACCCTGAACAACAAGTTCGCCTCCTTCATCGACAAG GTGCGGCACCTGGAGCAGCAGAACAAGATTTTGGAGACCAAATGGAACCTCCTGCAGCAGCAGAAGACAGCCCGGAGCAACATAGACAACATGTTTGAGAGCTACATCAACAACCTCCGGCGGCAGCTGGAAACCCTGGCCCAGGAGAAGCTGAAGCTGGAAGTGGAGCTTGGCAACATGCAGGGGCTGGTGGAGGACTTCAAGACCAA GTATGAGGAAGAGATCCAAAAGCGCACAGACATGGAGAATGAATTTGTCATCATCAAGAAG GATGTGGATGAAGCTTACATGAACAAGGTAGAGCTGGAGTCCCGCCTGGAAGGGCTGACTGACGAGATCAACTTCTACAGGCAACTGTATGAAGAG GAGATCCGCGAGATGCAGTCGCAGATTTCTGACACCTCCGTGGTCCTGTCCATGGACAACAGCCGCTCTCTGGACCTGGATGGCATCATCGCCGAGGTCAAGGCCCAGTATGAGGAGATCGCCAACCGCAGCCGGGCTGAGGCTGAGACCATGTACCAGATCAAG TACGAGGAGCTGCAGACCTTGGCTGGGAAGCACGGGGATGACCTCCGTCGCACGAAGACGGAGATTTCCGAGATGAACCGGAACATCAACCGACTCCAGGCTGAGATCGAGGGCCTCAAAGGCCAG agggcttccctggaggccgCCATTGCTGATGCCGAGCAGCGTGGGGAGCTGGCCGTCAAGGATGCTCAGGCCAAGCTGGCTGAGCTGGAGGCCGCTCTGAGAACCGCCAAGCAGGACATGGCGCGGCAGCTGCGCGAATACCAGGAGCTGATGAACGTCAAGCTGGCCCTGGACGTGGAGATCGCCACCTACCGCAAGCTGCTGGAGGGCGAGGAGAGCCG ACTGGAGTCTGGGATGCAGAACATGAGTATCCACACCAAGACCACCAGCGGGTACTCAG GTGGGCTGACCTCAGCCTATGGGAACCCTGGCTTCAACTACGGCCTGAGCTCCTACCAGTCCAGCTTGGGCTCTGGAGGGGGCTCTGGCTCCTTCAGCCGTACCGGTTCCAAGGCTGTGGTTGTGAAGAAGATTGAGACCCGTGATGGGAAGCTGGTGTCCGAGTCCTCTGACATCCTGCCTAAGTGA
- the KRT8 gene encoding keratin, type II cytoskeletal 8 isoform X7, translating to MSIRVDPDIQAVRTQEKEQIKTLNNKFASFIDKVRHLEQQNKILETKWNLLQQQKTARSNIDNMFESYINNLRRQLETLAQEKLKLEVELGNMQGLVEDFKTKYEEEIQKRTDMENEFVIIKKDVDEAYMNKVELESRLEGLTDEINFYRQLYEEEIREMQSQISDTSVVLSMDNSRSLDLDGIIAEVKAQYEEIANRSRAEAETMYQIKYEELQTLAGKHGDDLRRTKTEISEMNRNINRLQAEIEGLKGQRASLEAAIADAEQRGELAVKDAQAKLAELEAALRTAKQDMARQLREYQELMNVKLALDVEIATYRKLLEGEESRWADLSLWEPWLQLRPELLPVQLGLWRGLWLLQPYRFQGCGCEED from the exons ATGTCCATCAGG GTGGACCCCGACATCCAGGCCGTGCGcacccaggagaaggagcagatCAAGACCCTGAACAACAAGTTCGCCTCCTTCATCGACAAG GTGCGGCACCTGGAGCAGCAGAACAAGATTTTGGAGACCAAATGGAACCTCCTGCAGCAGCAGAAGACAGCCCGGAGCAACATAGACAACATGTTTGAGAGCTACATCAACAACCTCCGGCGGCAGCTGGAAACCCTGGCCCAGGAGAAGCTGAAGCTGGAAGTGGAGCTTGGCAACATGCAGGGGCTGGTGGAGGACTTCAAGACCAA GTATGAGGAAGAGATCCAAAAGCGCACAGACATGGAGAATGAATTTGTCATCATCAAGAAG GATGTGGATGAAGCTTACATGAACAAGGTAGAGCTGGAGTCCCGCCTGGAAGGGCTGACTGACGAGATCAACTTCTACAGGCAACTGTATGAAGAG GAGATCCGCGAGATGCAGTCGCAGATTTCTGACACCTCCGTGGTCCTGTCCATGGACAACAGCCGCTCTCTGGACCTGGATGGCATCATCGCCGAGGTCAAGGCCCAGTATGAGGAGATCGCCAACCGCAGCCGGGCTGAGGCTGAGACCATGTACCAGATCAAG TACGAGGAGCTGCAGACCTTGGCTGGGAAGCACGGGGATGACCTCCGTCGCACGAAGACGGAGATTTCCGAGATGAACCGGAACATCAACCGACTCCAGGCTGAGATCGAGGGCCTCAAAGGCCAG agggcttccctggaggccgCCATTGCTGATGCCGAGCAGCGTGGGGAGCTGGCCGTCAAGGATGCTCAGGCCAAGCTGGCTGAGCTGGAGGCCGCTCTGAGAACCGCCAAGCAGGACATGGCGCGGCAGCTGCGCGAATACCAGGAGCTGATGAACGTCAAGCTGGCCCTGGACGTGGAGATCGCCACCTACCGCAAGCTGCTGGAGGGCGAGGAGAGCCG GTGGGCTGACCTCAGCCTATGGGAACCCTGGCTTCAACTACGGCCTGAGCTCCTACCAGTCCAGCTTGGGCTCTGGAGGGGGCTCTGGCTCCTTCAGCCGTACCGGTTCCAAGGCTGTGGTTGTGAAGAAGATTGA
- the KRT8 gene encoding keratin, type II cytoskeletal 8 isoform X3, translating to MSIRVTQKSYKVSTSGPRSFSSRSYTSGPGTRISSSGFSRLGSSSSFRGGLGSSMSLAAGYSGAPGLGGITPVTVNQSLLSPLKLEVDPDIQAVRTQEKEQIKTLNNKFASFIDKVRHLEQQNKILETKWNLLQQQKTARSNIDNMFESYINNLRRQLETLAQEKLKLEVELGNMQGLVEDFKTKYEEEIQKRTDMENEFVIIKKDVDEAYMNKVELESRLEGLTDEINFYRQLYEEEIREMQSQISDTSVVLSMDNSRSLDLDGIIAEVKAQYEEIANRSRAEAETMYQIKYEELQTLAGKHGDDLRRTKTEISEMNRNINRLQAEIEGLKGQRASLEAAIADAEQRGELAVKDAQAKLAELEAALRTAKQDMARQLREYQELMNVKLALDVEIATYRKLLEGEESRLESGMQNMSIHTKTTSGYSAYLEKQYTSQKRPGAVFSHGNVHWPSGVNQTLEEGLDAWHVAR from the exons ATGTCCATCAGGGTGACCCAGAAGTCCTACAAGGTGTCCACCTCCGGCCCCCGGTCCTTCAGCAGCCGCTCGTACACCAGTGGGCCGGGCACCCGCATCAGCTCCTCGGGCTTCTCCCggctgggcagcagcagcagcttccgGGGCGGCCTGGGCAGCAGCATGAGTCTGGCCGCAGGTTACAGTGGGGCCCCTGGTCTGGGGGGCATCACACCTGTCACGGTGAACCAGAGCCTGCTGAGTCCCCTCAAGCTGGAGGTGGACCCCGACATCCAGGCCGTGCGcacccaggagaaggagcagatCAAGACCCTGAACAACAAGTTCGCCTCCTTCATCGACAAG GTGCGGCACCTGGAGCAGCAGAACAAGATTTTGGAGACCAAATGGAACCTCCTGCAGCAGCAGAAGACAGCCCGGAGCAACATAGACAACATGTTTGAGAGCTACATCAACAACCTCCGGCGGCAGCTGGAAACCCTGGCCCAGGAGAAGCTGAAGCTGGAAGTGGAGCTTGGCAACATGCAGGGGCTGGTGGAGGACTTCAAGACCAA GTATGAGGAAGAGATCCAAAAGCGCACAGACATGGAGAATGAATTTGTCATCATCAAGAAG GATGTGGATGAAGCTTACATGAACAAGGTAGAGCTGGAGTCCCGCCTGGAAGGGCTGACTGACGAGATCAACTTCTACAGGCAACTGTATGAAGAG GAGATCCGCGAGATGCAGTCGCAGATTTCTGACACCTCCGTGGTCCTGTCCATGGACAACAGCCGCTCTCTGGACCTGGATGGCATCATCGCCGAGGTCAAGGCCCAGTATGAGGAGATCGCCAACCGCAGCCGGGCTGAGGCTGAGACCATGTACCAGATCAAG TACGAGGAGCTGCAGACCTTGGCTGGGAAGCACGGGGATGACCTCCGTCGCACGAAGACGGAGATTTCCGAGATGAACCGGAACATCAACCGACTCCAGGCTGAGATCGAGGGCCTCAAAGGCCAG agggcttccctggaggccgCCATTGCTGATGCCGAGCAGCGTGGGGAGCTGGCCGTCAAGGATGCTCAGGCCAAGCTGGCTGAGCTGGAGGCCGCTCTGAGAACCGCCAAGCAGGACATGGCGCGGCAGCTGCGCGAATACCAGGAGCTGATGAACGTCAAGCTGGCCCTGGACGTGGAGATCGCCACCTACCGCAAGCTGCTGGAGGGCGAGGAGAGCCG ACTGGAGTCTGGGATGCAGAACATGAGTATCCACACCAAGACCACCAGCGGGTACTCAG CTTACCTGGAAAAACAATACACATCCCAGAAACGTCCAGGCGCTGTGTTCAGTCATGGAAACGTTCATTGGCCATCTGGGGTGAACCAGACTCTGGAAGAAGGTCTAGATGCTTGGCACGTGGCAAG GTAG
- the KRT8 gene encoding keratin, type II cytoskeletal 8 isoform X2 — translation MSIRVTQKSYKVSTSGPRSFSSRSYTSGPGTRISSSGFSRLGSSSSFRGGLGSSMSLAAGYSGAPGLGGITPVTVNQSLLSPLKLEVDPDIQAVRTQEKEQIKTLNNKFASFIDKVRHLEQQNKILETKWNLLQQQKTARSNIDNMFESYINNLRRQLETLAQEKLKLEVELGNMQGLVEDFKTKYEEEIQKRTDMENEFVIIKKDVDEAYMNKVELESRLEGLTDEINFYRQLYEEEIREMQSQISDTSVVLSMDNSRSLDLDGIIAEVKAQYEEIANRSRAEAETMYQIKYEELQTLAGKHGDDLRRTKTEISEMNRNINRLQAEIEGLKGQRASLEAAIADAEQRGELAVKDAQAKLAELEAALRTAKQDMARQLREYQELMNVKLALDVEIATYRKLLEGEESRLESGMQNMSIHTKTTSGYSAYLEKQYTSQKRPGAVFSHGNVHWPSGVNQTLEEGLDAWHVARWSQSTTELISGKCS, via the exons ATGTCCATCAGGGTGACCCAGAAGTCCTACAAGGTGTCCACCTCCGGCCCCCGGTCCTTCAGCAGCCGCTCGTACACCAGTGGGCCGGGCACCCGCATCAGCTCCTCGGGCTTCTCCCggctgggcagcagcagcagcttccgGGGCGGCCTGGGCAGCAGCATGAGTCTGGCCGCAGGTTACAGTGGGGCCCCTGGTCTGGGGGGCATCACACCTGTCACGGTGAACCAGAGCCTGCTGAGTCCCCTCAAGCTGGAGGTGGACCCCGACATCCAGGCCGTGCGcacccaggagaaggagcagatCAAGACCCTGAACAACAAGTTCGCCTCCTTCATCGACAAG GTGCGGCACCTGGAGCAGCAGAACAAGATTTTGGAGACCAAATGGAACCTCCTGCAGCAGCAGAAGACAGCCCGGAGCAACATAGACAACATGTTTGAGAGCTACATCAACAACCTCCGGCGGCAGCTGGAAACCCTGGCCCAGGAGAAGCTGAAGCTGGAAGTGGAGCTTGGCAACATGCAGGGGCTGGTGGAGGACTTCAAGACCAA GTATGAGGAAGAGATCCAAAAGCGCACAGACATGGAGAATGAATTTGTCATCATCAAGAAG GATGTGGATGAAGCTTACATGAACAAGGTAGAGCTGGAGTCCCGCCTGGAAGGGCTGACTGACGAGATCAACTTCTACAGGCAACTGTATGAAGAG GAGATCCGCGAGATGCAGTCGCAGATTTCTGACACCTCCGTGGTCCTGTCCATGGACAACAGCCGCTCTCTGGACCTGGATGGCATCATCGCCGAGGTCAAGGCCCAGTATGAGGAGATCGCCAACCGCAGCCGGGCTGAGGCTGAGACCATGTACCAGATCAAG TACGAGGAGCTGCAGACCTTGGCTGGGAAGCACGGGGATGACCTCCGTCGCACGAAGACGGAGATTTCCGAGATGAACCGGAACATCAACCGACTCCAGGCTGAGATCGAGGGCCTCAAAGGCCAG agggcttccctggaggccgCCATTGCTGATGCCGAGCAGCGTGGGGAGCTGGCCGTCAAGGATGCTCAGGCCAAGCTGGCTGAGCTGGAGGCCGCTCTGAGAACCGCCAAGCAGGACATGGCGCGGCAGCTGCGCGAATACCAGGAGCTGATGAACGTCAAGCTGGCCCTGGACGTGGAGATCGCCACCTACCGCAAGCTGCTGGAGGGCGAGGAGAGCCG ACTGGAGTCTGGGATGCAGAACATGAGTATCCACACCAAGACCACCAGCGGGTACTCAG CTTACCTGGAAAAACAATACACATCCCAGAAACGTCCAGGCGCTGTGTTCAGTCATGGAAACGTTCATTGGCCATCTGGGGTGAACCAGACTCTGGAAGAAGGTCTAGATGCTTGGCACGTGGCAAG gtggtcacaaagcaccaccgagctgatctctggGAAATGTTCTTAA
- the KRT8 gene encoding keratin, type II cytoskeletal 8 isoform X4 has translation MSIRVTQKSYKVSTSGPRSFSSRSYTSGPGTRISSSGFSRLGSSSSFRGGLGSSMSLAAGYSGAPGLGGITPVTVNQSLLSPLKLEVDPDIQAVRTQEKEQIKTLNNKFASFIDKVRHLEQQNKILETKWNLLQQQKTARSNIDNMFESYINNLRRQLETLAQEKLKLEVELGNMQGLVEDFKTKYEEEIQKRTDMENEFVIIKKDVDEAYMNKVELESRLEGLTDEINFYRQLYEEEIREMQSQISDTSVVLSMDNSRSLDLDGIIAEVKAQYEEIANRSRAEAETMYQIKYEELQTLAGKHGDDLRRTKTEISEMNRNINRLQAEIEGLKGQRASLEAAIADAEQRGELAVKDAQAKLAELEAALRTAKQDMARQLREYQELMNVKLALDVEIATYRKLLEGEESRWADLSLWEPWLQLRPELLPVQLGLWRGLWLLQPYRFQGCGCEED, from the exons ATGTCCATCAGGGTGACCCAGAAGTCCTACAAGGTGTCCACCTCCGGCCCCCGGTCCTTCAGCAGCCGCTCGTACACCAGTGGGCCGGGCACCCGCATCAGCTCCTCGGGCTTCTCCCggctgggcagcagcagcagcttccgGGGCGGCCTGGGCAGCAGCATGAGTCTGGCCGCAGGTTACAGTGGGGCCCCTGGTCTGGGGGGCATCACACCTGTCACGGTGAACCAGAGCCTGCTGAGTCCCCTCAAGCTGGAGGTGGACCCCGACATCCAGGCCGTGCGcacccaggagaaggagcagatCAAGACCCTGAACAACAAGTTCGCCTCCTTCATCGACAAG GTGCGGCACCTGGAGCAGCAGAACAAGATTTTGGAGACCAAATGGAACCTCCTGCAGCAGCAGAAGACAGCCCGGAGCAACATAGACAACATGTTTGAGAGCTACATCAACAACCTCCGGCGGCAGCTGGAAACCCTGGCCCAGGAGAAGCTGAAGCTGGAAGTGGAGCTTGGCAACATGCAGGGGCTGGTGGAGGACTTCAAGACCAA GTATGAGGAAGAGATCCAAAAGCGCACAGACATGGAGAATGAATTTGTCATCATCAAGAAG GATGTGGATGAAGCTTACATGAACAAGGTAGAGCTGGAGTCCCGCCTGGAAGGGCTGACTGACGAGATCAACTTCTACAGGCAACTGTATGAAGAG GAGATCCGCGAGATGCAGTCGCAGATTTCTGACACCTCCGTGGTCCTGTCCATGGACAACAGCCGCTCTCTGGACCTGGATGGCATCATCGCCGAGGTCAAGGCCCAGTATGAGGAGATCGCCAACCGCAGCCGGGCTGAGGCTGAGACCATGTACCAGATCAAG TACGAGGAGCTGCAGACCTTGGCTGGGAAGCACGGGGATGACCTCCGTCGCACGAAGACGGAGATTTCCGAGATGAACCGGAACATCAACCGACTCCAGGCTGAGATCGAGGGCCTCAAAGGCCAG agggcttccctggaggccgCCATTGCTGATGCCGAGCAGCGTGGGGAGCTGGCCGTCAAGGATGCTCAGGCCAAGCTGGCTGAGCTGGAGGCCGCTCTGAGAACCGCCAAGCAGGACATGGCGCGGCAGCTGCGCGAATACCAGGAGCTGATGAACGTCAAGCTGGCCCTGGACGTGGAGATCGCCACCTACCGCAAGCTGCTGGAGGGCGAGGAGAGCCG GTGGGCTGACCTCAGCCTATGGGAACCCTGGCTTCAACTACGGCCTGAGCTCCTACCAGTCCAGCTTGGGCTCTGGAGGGGGCTCTGGCTCCTTCAGCCGTACCGGTTCCAAGGCTGTGGTTGTGAAGAAGATTGA